The following coding sequences lie in one Haematobia irritans isolate KBUSLIRL chromosome 3, ASM5000362v1, whole genome shotgun sequence genomic window:
- the LOC142230958 gene encoding uncharacterized protein LOC142230958, which translates to MTRDDNDASEEASGADLSSLKQQRSSMKRNISNMHKKVEKDGAKVDSTILECRLQILESYFKQLCHIQTQIETLSPADTSRSDLEELFITAKAKILGLLNKSRSSIPGDTTLMNASIAGISTQSRLPSLKLPRFDGKYGEYKRFISTFNNMVHENQTITPVDKFNYLLNCLSGPALAVVEAFQVSEENYPKALTRLQERYDNKVLIFLEHINTLFDIPKMAKGDSSSLRNIIDTVSAVRGSLLSLGSEADVMNAILVHLVLNKVDADTKQNYDEKQEYKSLPSWDCCYDVLSLRCQFLESHGKRTEFGEKAKLVKPKQNFNRTAHTFVNSNPNCVYCNSTDHYLQTCSSFSAIAVPDRFNFVKRGGLCINCLRKGHMVSKCPSKSRCRFCNSTHHSVLHIFSPDNSGQSTISNTTTVQPSTSNQNPVSLVARSCKRAIIPTAVVLIKDYCGTFQPVRALLDSGSELNFISEETAKRLRLKFRPYSQEVSGIGEVRTRIKFTVSATIKSRISSFQWSSTFAVTPTIASVQPGEYIYTSNWKIPTDIPLADPLFFKPQHIDILLSAEVFFDLLLDGRISLGYGMPNLTNTVFGYIVGGIASTGQARSNFTCNLMVNSLEVDLDKTLKKFWEVEEYEKNPNMLSEEEAACENHFVENVKLDFDGRVVVRLPFKENPKCLGDSFEAARKRFLSLERRLDRDLQLKSMYKEFMDEYLSLGHMSLYNQPLCGTYYIIPHHCVLRPQSTTTKIRVVFDASSRSSSNKSLNDILMVGPTIQQDLITTLFSFRLHKYAFTADISKMYRQFRIDENDRKYQLILWRNQKDEHLKVYQLNTVTYGLSAAPFLAIRSLFFIADKYSHSHPCGSEVLRNDLYVDDVLTGADDLATLAQKKNELVKILSFHGLELAKWNSNNIMFGSNQDAEITIKTSEDEVAKALGMSWKPKEDVFTYRFELPDVMNPTKRSVLSIVSKIYDLLGLLSPIVIRCKILLQEMWVQNIGWDDPLTEHLKSLWLQIKSDLNYIHKVEVPRYVLTSNDTLGEIHGFADASQRAYGCCIYYRVCLKGEYKTTLLIAKSKVAPIKAQSLPRLELCAAVLLNNTWLKIQPKISSFVSSIYFWTDSKIVLQWLKLHSSTLNCFVANRISELQEKTRNVSWRHVPSKSNPADVVSRGCSAEEISNTIWFSGPSFLEEDITKWPGTEEQLNIEILERRKAAVFVANSSEVNIIDDLLDKHSSYIKFIRIIAYIFRIFNRCPAKKDVNISDVIHLSPDELEEGFWRIVAHIQMWCFGADIKSLSNGGLVNPSLQKLSPFVHEMTLGATTVKILRVGGRLSQAPIPYDARFPALLPKDHRFVKLYIEHVHRSHLHAGAKVLLGLLRQKIWIVNARDVVRKVVRNCVHCFHYKPKLMEQLMGNLPSDRLRAQRPFLIAGVDFCGPFMTSYRIRGKVPYKTYIAVFVCFTSKAVHLELVSDLSTNNFILCLKRFVGRRGIPQKLYCDNATNFVGARNQIKELKESLFRDDVVHDMKSLCCQLGFEFCFIPPRAPHFGGLWEAAVKSTKTLLIKNVGKAYLTFEELQTVIIDVEAILNSRPIAPISNDPNDGEALTPGHLLIGSSLVAVPDKHIDSSQSSLLSRWQRVSFLKQQFWQMWSRDYMLSLQQRSKWFKDNNNIKEGQLVLIHEDNTPPQQWLLARVTKPILGRDGKVRVVELKTKSGICTRPIHKVAPLPNNEEV; encoded by the coding sequence ATGACGAGAGACGATAATGATGCTTCTGAAGAAGCAAGTGGTGCTGATTTGTCTTCTCTTAAACAGCAACGTAGCTCTATGAAGAGGAATATCAGCAACATGCATAAAAAGGTAGAAAAAGATGGTGCAAAAGTAGATTCCACTATTTTAGAGTGTCGTTTGCAAATTTTGGAATCATACTTCAAACAGTTGTGCCACATCCAAACTCAAATAGAAACACTTAGTCCGGCTGACACATCGAGGAGtgatttggaagaacttttcataACAGCAAAGGCAAAAATATTGGGCCTTCTGAACAAAAGTCGTAGTTCTATACCTGGTGATACTACTTTGATGAATGCTTCAATTGCCGGAATTTCAACACAATCTCGTTTGCCTTCGTTGAAATTGCCTCGTTTTGAtggaaaatatggcgagtataaaagatttatttcgacATTTAACAACATGGTCCATGAAAATCAAACTATTACCCCAGTTgataaattcaattatttattgaacTGTCTCAGTGGTCCCGCTTTGGCAGTTGTTGAAGCTTTTCAAGTGTCAGAGGAAAACTACCCGAAAGCACTAACACGGCTCCAGGAACGTTATGACAATAAGGTATTGATTTTTTTGGAACATATCAACACTCTTTTCGATATTCCGAAAATGGCAAAAGGTGATAGCTCATCATTGCGGAATATTATTGACACTGTTTCGGCTGTTCGTGGTTCTTTGTTGTCGCTTGGGTCTGAAGCAGATGTTATGAACGCAATTTTAGTACATTTGGTTTTGAATAAAGTGGATGCAGATACGAAACAGAATTATGATGAAAAACAAGAATATAAATCGTTGCCCTCTTGGGATTGTTGCTATGATGTTTTGAGTCTTCGTTGTCAATTTCTCGAAAGTCATGGAAAAAGGACAGAATTTGGTGAAAAAGCAAAACTTGTCAAGcccaagcaaaattttaatcgcaCTGCCCATACTTTCGTCAATTCAAATCCAAATTGTGTATATTGTAATTCAACTGATCATTATCTGCAAACTTGTTCTTCGTTTTCGGCAATAGCAGTTCCCGatcgttttaattttgtaaaacgcGGTGGCCTGTGCATTAATTGTCTGCGAAAGGGGCATATGGTTTCAAAATGTCCATCAAAATCACGTTGCAGATTTTGTAATTCAACTCACCACTCAGTGTTGCACATTTTTAGTCCAGACAACTCGGGACAGTCAACCATTTCGAATACTACTACAGTGCAACCTTCAACTAGTAATCAAAATCCAGTTTCGCTTGTGGCTCGCTCATGTAAAAGGGCAATCATTCCGACTGCTGTGGTTCTCATCAAAGATTATTGTGGAACTTTTCAACCGGTAAGAGCTTTACTTGATTCCGGCTCCGAACTCAATTTCATTTCAGAAGAAACTGCAAAAAGGCTTCGGCTTAAATTTCGACCATATTCACAAGAAGTTTCGGGAATTGGAGAAGTTAGAACCAGAATTAAATTTACCGTGTCCGCTACAATAAAATCAAGAATTAGTTCGTTCCAGTGGTCCTCAACTTTTGCTGTTACCCCAACAATTGCATCTGTACAGCCCGGTGAGTACATATATACTTCAAATTGGAAAATTCCCACCGATATACCGTTAGCTGacccattgtttttcaaaccgcaACATATTGACATTCTTTTgagtgctgaagtattttttgatttattacttGATGGTCGAATTTCTCTTGGATATGGTATGCCAAACCTTACCAATACTGTTTTTGGATACATTGTTGGTGGTATCGCAAGTACTGGTCAAGCGAGATCTAATTTTACATGCAATTTGATGGTCAATTCTTTAGAAGTGGATCTTGATaaaactctaaaaaaattttgggaagtaGAAGAATACGAAAAGAATCCCAATATGTTGTCCGAAGAAGAAGCAGCATGTGAAAATCACTTTGTTGAAAATgttaaattagattttgatgGAAGAGTTGTGGTCCGCTTGCCATTTAAAGAAAATCCCAAATGTCTCGGCGATTCGTTCGAAGCTGCTCGAAAACGTTTTTTGTCCCTGGAAAGACGTTTAGATCGTGATCTACAATTGAAGTCAATGTATAAAGAATTCATGGATGAGTATTTGTCCCTGGGTCACATGTCGCTCTATAATCAACCGTTATGTGGTACCTATTACATAATACCACATCATTGTGTTTTGAGACCACAAAGTACTACAACAAAAATTAGAGTTGTATTTGATGCATCTTCTCGTAGTTCGTCAAATAAATCATTGAACGATATTTTGATGGTTGGACCAACAATACAACAAGACCTGATCACCACACTATTTTCGTTTCGTTTACACAAGTATGCTTTTACTGCTGATATTTCTAAAATGTATCGACAATTTCGAATAGATGAAAATGATAGAAAATATCAACTCATATTGTGGAGAAATCAAAAAGATGAACATTTAAAGGTATATCAACTGAATACTGTTACCTACGGTTTATCTGCCGCCCCATTTTTGGCGATTCGTAGTTTGTTTTTCATTGCAGATAAATATTCGCACTCGCATCCTTGTGGTTCTGAAGTTTTGCGCAACGATTTATACGTGGATGATGTACTCACCGGCGCTGACGACCTTGCAACGCTGGCTCAAAAGAAAAACGAGCTAGTAAAAATATTAAGTTTCCATGGCCTTGAGTTAGCAAAATGGAACAGCAATAACATCATGTTCGGTTCAAATCAAGATGCAGAAATCACCATTAAAACAAGTGAAGATGAAGTTGCAAAAGCCTTGGGTATGTCTTGGAAACCCAAGGAGGACGTTTTTACTTACCGATTCGAGTTACCAGATGTGATGAATCCTACAAAAAGATCTGTTTTgtcaattgtatcaaaaatctaTGACTTGCTTGGACTATTGAGCCCCATTGTCATTCGATGCAAAATACTTCTTCAAGAAATGTGGGTGCAAAACATTGGATGGGATGACCCATTAACTGAACATCTTAAATCATTATGGCTCCAAATTAAATCGGATTTAAATTACATACATAAAGTTGAAGTCCCCAGGTATGTTTTAACCTCAAATGATACTCTTGGAGAAATTCACGGATTTGCTGACGCCTCGCAACGAGCATATGGTTGTTGTATTTACTATCGAGTTTGTCTTAAGGGAGAATACAAAACGACCCttttaattgcaaaatccaAAGTGGCCCCAATTAAGGCACAATCACTACCACGGCTCGAATTGTGCGCAGCAGTATTGCTGAATAACACATGGCTCAAAATACaaccaaaaatttcaagttttgtcTCATCGATATATTTTTGGACTGATTCCAAAATCGTACTACAATGGCTTAAATTACATTCGTCGACGTTGAATTGTTTTGTGGCAAATCGTATTTCTGAACTACAGGAGAAAACAAGAAATGTTAGCTGGAGACACGTCCCTTCGAAGAGTAACCCTGCTGATGTGGTTTCGCGTGGATGTAGCGCGGAGGAAATTTCTAATACCATTTGGTTTAGTGGCCCTTCGTTTTTGGAAGAAGATATTACAAAATGGCCCGGAACTGAAGAACAATTGAACATCGAAATTCTCGAACGTAGAAAGGCAGCTGTTTTTGTGGCAAATTCATCAGAAGTCAACATCATAGATGACCTTCTCGATAAGCATTCttcctatattaaatttattagaaTAATTGCTTATATTTTTCGTATATTCAACAGATGTCCTGCTAAGAAAGATGTGAATATTTCTGATGTAATTCATTTGTCCCCAGATGAATTAGAAGAAGGTTTTTGGAGAATTGTGGCTCACATCCAGATGTGGTGTTTTGGTGCCGATATCAAATCACTGAGTAATGGTGGTCTGGTAAACCCATCGCTTCAAAAACTTTCACCATTTGTACATGAGATGACACTTGGAGCAACCACAGTCAAAATTCTTCGTGTTGGTGGTCGTTTGTCCCAAGCGCCCATTCCATATGATGCAAGATTTCCAGCACTATTACCAAAAGACCATCGCTTCGTTAAATTGTATATTGAGCATGTTCATCGCTCACATTTACACGCTGGAGCAAAAGTGTTGTTGGGACTATTGCGCCAGAAAATATGGATTGTAAACGCCAGAGATGTTGTACGCAAAGTTGTTCGCAATTGCGTTCATTGTTTTCATTACAAACCGAAATTGATGGAACAGTTGATGGGAAATTTGCCATCAGATCGACTTCGAGCTCAACGCCCATTTTTGATTGCTGGTGTTGATTTTTGTGGTCCATTCATGACGTCGTACCGTATCCGAGGAAAAGTGCCTTATAAAACATACATAGCTGTATTTGTGTGTTTCACTTCCAAGGCAGTTCATTTAGAACTAGTTTCGGACCTATCGACAAACAATTTCATCTTGTGTCTCAAAAGATTTGTTGGAAGACGTGGCATACCCCAAAAGTTGTATTGCGACAACGCCACTAATTTCGTTGGAGCACGTAACCAAATCaaagaattaaaagaaagtcTTTTTCGAGATGATGTGGTCCACGACATGAAATCACTTTGTTGTCAACTTGGTttcgaattttgttttatacctCCCCGTGCCCCACATTTTGGCGGACTGTGGGAAGCAGCCGTCAAATCTACAAAAACGCTACTTATAAAGAACGTTGGCAAAGCATATCTTACTTTCGAAGAGCTACAAACAGTCATAATTGACGTTGAGGCAATTTTAAATTCGCGCCCCATCGCTCCAATATCAAACGATCCCAATGATGGTGAAGCCCTAACGCCTGGTCATCTGCTTATTGGTTCTTCATTGGTTGCAGTTCCCGATAAACATATCGATTCATCCCAATCATCATTATTGTCTCGGTGGCAAAGGGTctcatttttgaaacaacaattttggcaaatgtgGTCCCGAGATTATATGCTATCTTTACAACAAAGGTCAAAGTGGTTCAAAGACAATAACAACATAAAAGAAGGGCAACTAGTTCTAATACATGAAGACAACACTCCGCCACAACAATGGTTACTAGCTCGTGTTACAAAACCTATTCTAGGCCGTGATGGAAAGGTTCGTGTGGTTGAACTGAAAACTAAATCTGGAATTTGTACTCGGCCAATTCACAAAGTGGCTCCCCTACCAAATAATGAAGAGGTTTGA